One Caretta caretta isolate rCarCar2 chromosome 8, rCarCar1.hap1, whole genome shotgun sequence DNA window includes the following coding sequences:
- the HECTD3 gene encoding E3 ubiquitin-protein ligase HECTD3: MGAPAETPHQLLGRIRCLAECVGCFARARPLPAALCFVPRRVRYKLCRDPAAAGSGRSLLSVSESPARGRAGKKLARLAVELRKGTCVLATGEEYCNSQGLWVKLCQEQLEEYKGSCELEEGWILVCKHAEGGDRLVPVESTDRIQRQQQLFGVDYKPVIRWEQVVDLTYSLRLGAKPKTMEQDEAAVQKLRFVPPTWSYECDEDLVHFLYDHLGKEDENLGSVKQYVESIDVSSYTEDFNVSCLTDGNADTYWESDGSQGQHWVRLTMKKGTIVKKLLLTVDTTDENFMPKRIAVYGGEGDSLKKLSDVGIDESYIGDVCVLEDMTTHLPIIEIRIVECRDDGIDVRLRGIKIKSSRQRELGHSADMFQQASLVRYPRLEGTDPDLLYRRAVVIQRFIKLLDSVLHHLVPAWDHTVGTFSWLKHIKQFLLLSKRRTALLTQCLKDSETSKPNVMPRLYINRRLAMEHRDNPALDPSCKNAVFTQVHEGLKPSDKYEKPLDYRWPLRYDQWWECKFIAEGIIDQGGGFRDSLADMSEELCPSSAESPVPLPFFVRTSNQGNGTGEARDMYVPNPSCKEFAKYEWIGQIMGAALRGKDFLVLALPGFVWKQLTGEEVSWSKDFPAVDSVLVKLLEVMEVMDKETFEFKFGQELTYTTVLSDQRMVELIPNGGSTVVRYEDRKEFIRLVQKARLEESKEQITAMQAGLLKVVPQAVLDLFTWQELEKKVCGDPEVTVDALKKLTRFEDFEPSDTRVQYFWEALSNFTNEDRSRFLRFVTGRSRLPARIYIYPDKLGSETTEALPESSTCSSSLYLPSYATSKVYEEKLRYAAYNCVAIDMDMSPWEE; encoded by the exons ATGGGCGCCCCCGCGGAGACCCCGCACCAGCTGCTGGGCCGGATCCGCTGCCTGGCCGAGTGCGTGGGCTGCTTCGCCCGCGCCCGGCCCCTGCCCGCCGCGCTCTGCTTCGTGCCCCGCCGGGTGCGCTACAAGCTGTGCCGGGACCCCGCCGCCGCCGGCTCGGGCCGCTCCCTGCTCAGCGTCAGCGAGAGCCCGGCCCGCGGCCGCGCCGGCAAGAAGCTCGCCAGGCTCGCCGTGGAGCTGCGCAAGGGCACGTGCGTGCTGGCCACCGGCGAGGAGTATTGCAACAGCCAGGGGCTGTGGGTGAAGCTGTGCCAG GAGCAGCTGGAGGAGTACAAGGGCAGCTGTGAGCTGGAGGAAGGCTGGATCCTGGTGTGCAAACATGCCGAGGGAGGGGACCGGCTGGTCCCGGTCGAGTCCACCGACAGAatccagaggcagcagcagctgtttgggGTCGATTATAAACCCGTGATCAG GTGGGAGCAGGTGGTGGATCTGACGTACTCCCTGCGGCTCGGCGCGAAACccaaaaccatggagcaggacgAGGCGGCGGTGCAGAAGCTCCG GTTCGTGCCCCCGACGTGGAGTTACGAGTGCGACGAGGACCTGGTGCATTTCTTGTACGATCACCTGGGGAAGGAGGATGAGAACCTGGGCAGCGTCAAGCAGTATGTGGAGAGCATCGACGTCTCCTCCTACACG gaaGACTTCAACGTGTCGTGTCTGACGGACGGCAACGCGGACACCTACTGGGAGAGCGACGGCTCCCAGGGCCAGCATTGGGTGCGGCTCACCATGAAGAAAGGCACCATCGTCAA gaAGCTCTTGCTCACGGTGGACACAACGGACGAGAACTTCATGCCCAAGAGGATCGCGGTGTATGGCGGGGAGGGCGACAGTCTGAAGAAGCTGAGCGACGTGGGCATCGatga GAGCTACATCGGGGATGTATGTGTGCTTGAAGACATGACAACGCACCTGCCCATCATCGAGATCCGCATTGTGGAGTGCAGAG ATGACGGGATCGACGTCCGCCTCCGGGGGATCAAGATCAAGTCGTCCCGGCAGCGGGAGCTGGGGCACAGTGCGGACATGTTCCAGCAGGCCAGCTTGGTGCGCTATCCCCGCCTGGAAGGGACCGACCCCGACCTGCTGTACCGGCGGGCCGTGGTCATTCAGAG GTTTATCAAGCTCCTGGACAGCGTCCTGCACCACCTTGTCCCGGCCTGGGACCACACTGTCGGCACCTTCAGCTGGCTCAAG CACATCAAGCAGTTCCTGCTGCTGTCCAAGCGGCGCACGGCGCTGCTCACCCAGTGTCTCAAGGACTCGGAGACCAGCAAGCCCAACGTCATGCCGCGGCTCTACATCAACCGGCGCCTGGCCATGGAGCACCGCGACAACCCCGCCCTGGACCCCAGCTGCAAGAACGCCGTCTTCACCCAG GTGCACGAGGGCCTTAAACCTTCCGACAAGTACGAGAAGCCCCTGGATTACAG GTGGCCGCTGCGCTATGACCAGTGGTGGGAGTGTAAGTTCATCGCCGAGGGCATCATCGATCAAG GAGGCGGGTTCCGGGACAGCCTGGCAGACATGTCTGAGGAGCTCTGTCCCAGCTCGGCAGAGAGCCCCGTGCCGCTGCCTTTCTTCGTCCGCACGTCCAACCAG GGTAACGGCACCGGGGAGGCCCGGGACATGTATGTCCCCAACCCGTCCTGCAAGGAGTTTGCCAAGTACGAGTGGATCGGTCAGATCATGGGCGCGGCTCTGAGGGGCAAGGACTTCCTG GTCCTGGCTCTGCCTGGCTTCGTGTGGAAACAGCTGACCGGGGAGGAGGTCAGCTGGAGCAAGGACTTCCCCGCCGTGGACTCCGTGCTG GTGAAGCTCCTGGAGGTGATGGAGGTGATGGACAAGGAGACCTTTGAGTTCAAGTTCGGGCAGGAGCTGACCTACACCACGGTGCTCAGCGACCAGCGCATGGTGGAGCTGATTCCCAATGGCGGCAGCACCGTGGTGCGCTACGAGGACCGCAAGGAATTCATCCGCCTGGTGCAGAAGGCCCGACTGGAGGAGAGCAAGGAGCAG ATCACTGCCATGCAGGCTGGTCTGCTCAAGGTGGTGCCCCAGGCCGTCCTCGACCTGTTCACCTGGCAGGAGCTGGAGAAGAAGGTGTGCGGGGACCCCGAGGTGACGGTGGATGCCCTGAAGAAGCTCA ctcgGTTTGAGGATTTCGAGCCGTCGGACACCAGGGTCCAGTACTTCTGGGAGGCGCTCAGCAACTTCACCAATG AGGATCGCAGCCGCTTCCTGAGGTTTGTCACTGGCCGGAGCCGCCTCCCAGCTCGGATCTACATCTACCCGGACAAGCTGGG